In Aedes albopictus strain Foshan chromosome 3, AalbF5, whole genome shotgun sequence, the following are encoded in one genomic region:
- the LOC109413553 gene encoding ATP-dependent RNA helicase abstrakt, protein MSANAPPVKRYRREEKDSDASDHGEDDDKYVPYVPVKERKKQQLLKLGRIVQLTAEASNVGKSSSENEHDEENAEEAWGRKFNISLLDQHTELKKIAEAKKISAVEKQLKEEEKILESVAEKKALMGVAELAKGIQYEDPIKTSWKAPRYILSRTDASHERVREKMRILVDGENVPPPICSFREMKFPKVILAALEKRNIRKPSPIQVQGIPAVLSGRDLIGIAFTGSGKTLVFVLPIIMFSLEQELRLPFISKEGPYGLIICPSRELAKQTYDIIQYYCQHLRMSGMPEIRSALAIGGVPVNEALAIIQQGCHIMVATPGRLMDMLDKKLLKLDVCRYLCMDEADRMIDAGFEEDIRTIFSYFKGQRQTLLFSATMPKKIQNFAKSALVKPVTINVGRAGAASMNVTQDVEYVKQEAKVVYLLDCLQKTPPPVLIFAEKKQDVDAIHEYLLLKGVEAVAIHGGKDQEERYRSVEGFRNQEKDVLVATDVASKGLDFPDVQHVINYDMPDDIENYVHRIGRTGRSGSKGLATTFINKATEQFVLLDLKHLLIEAKQKVPPFLGELCSETEKYADLGDGCSYCGGLGHRITECPKLEAIQSKQASNIGRRDYLSNTAADY, encoded by the exons ATGTCCGCAAACGCGCCTCCGGTCAAGCGCTACCGCCGCGAAGAAAAGGACTCCGATGCCAGTGACCATGGCGAGGATGACGATAAGTACGTTCCCTATGTGCCGGTGAAGGAACGCAAGAAGCAACAGCTGCTCAAATTGGGTCGGATAGTGCAGTTAACGGCGGAGGCTTCCAACGTGGGGAAATCCTCCAGCGAGAACGAACACGACGAGGAGAATGCCGAGGAAGCATGGGGCCGGAAGTTTAACATCAGCTTGTTGGATCAGCACACCGAGCTGAAGAAGATTGCCGAGGCGAAAAAGATCAGCGCCGTCGAGAAGCAACTGAAGGAG GAAGAGAAAATTCTCGAAAGCGTGGCGGAAAAGAAGGCCCTCATGGGTGTGGCTGAATTGGCCAAAGGCATCCAGTACGAGGATCCGATCAAAACCAGCTGGAAGGCTCCCCGGTACATCCTGTCCCGGACGGATGCATCGCACGAAAGAGTTCGCGAGAAGATGCGGATATTGGTCGACGGAGAGAACGTGCCGCCGCCGATTTGTTCCTTCCGGGAGATGAAGTTCCCCAAGGTGATTCTGGCGGCACTCGAGAAGCGCAACATCCGGAAGCCGTCGCCCATTCAGGTGCAGGGGATTCCCGCGGTGCTATCGGGAAGAGACTTAATCGGAATTGCATTCACCGGTTCGGGTAAAACGCTGGTCTTTGTGCTGCCGATCATCATGTTTTCGTTGGAGCAGGAACTCCGACTGCCGTTCATCAGCAAGGAAGGTCCTTACGGGTTGATCATTTGTCCCTCGCGGGAGTTGGCCAAACAGACGTATGATATTATTCAGTACTACTGTCAGCACTTGCGGATGTCCGGAATGCCGGAGATACGGTCTGCGTTGGCCATAGGAGGCGTTCCTGTGAATGAGGCGCTGGCGATCATTCAACAGGGATGTCACATTATGGTGGCCACTCCGGGTCGTCTGATGGATATGCTGGACAAGAAGCTGCTCAAACTGGACGTCTGTCGATATCTTTGCATGGATGAGGCTGATCGGATGATCGACGCCGGATTCGAGGAGGACATTCGTACTATTTTCTCATACTTTAAAGGTCAGAGACAAACGCTGCTCTTCTCCGCCACTATGCCCAAGAAAATCCAGAACTTTGCCAAATCCGCTCTGGTCAAACCAGTAACGATCAACGTGGGTCGTGCTGGAGCAGCTTCCATGAACGTTACCCAGGACGTGGAGTACGTCAAACAGGAAGCTAAGGTCGTCTACCTTCTGGATTGTCTACAGAAAACGCCTCCCCCAGTATTGATATTCGCCGAGAAGAAGCAGGACGTAGACGCCATCCACGAGTATCTTCTCCTGAAAGGCGTTGAAGCCGTGGCTATTCACGGTGGCAAAGACCAGGAAGAGCGATACCGTtccgtggagggattccggaaTCAGGAAAAGGATGTCCTCGTGGCCACCGATGTAGCCTCCAAAGGTCTCGACTTCCCGGACGTCCAGCACGTAATCAACTACGACATGCCGGATGACATCGAAAACTACGTCCATCGGATCGGTCGTACCGGTCGATCAGGATCTAAAGGTCTGGCCACCACCTTCATCAACAAAGCAACCGAACAGTTTGTCCTTCTGGATTTGAAGCACCTGCTGATAGAGGCCAAACAAAAGGTCCCCCCATTCTTGGGCGAGTTGTGCTCCGAGACGGAGAAGTACGCCGACCTGGGAGACGGGTGCAGCTACTGCGGTGGTCTTGGCCATCGGATTACCGAGTGTCCCAAGCTGGAGGCGATCCAGAGCAAGCAGGCGTCGAACATCGGACGGAGAGACTATCTGTCCAACACGGCGGCAGATTATTAA